In Hemibagrus wyckioides isolate EC202008001 linkage group LG12, SWU_Hwy_1.0, whole genome shotgun sequence, the genomic stretch cacaggagaggaGCCgtatcactgctcacagtgcGGGATTAGTTTTAAGTATCGGAGTACTCTCAGACAACACGAGCGCATTCACACAAAAGAGAAAGCACATCAGTGCTCAGAGTGCGGGATGAGTTTTGAGTATCGGAGTACTCTCATACAACAcgagcgcattcacacaggagaggaGCCGTATCAGTGCTCAGAGTGCGGGAAGAGTTTTGAGTATCAGAGTACTCTCAGACAACACGAGCGCATTCACACAAAAGAGAAGCCGTATCACTGCTCAGAGTGCTGGAAGAGTTTTGCTCAGTTGAGTACTTTAAAAAGCCACCGgctcattcacacaggagagaagccacaTTACTGCTCACAGTGCAGAAAGAGTTTTAAGTGTCTGAGTGCTCTCAGACTACAcaagcgcattcacacaggagagaagccgtatcacTGCTCTCAGTGCGGGAAGAGTTTTAATCATGTCACTTCTCTCAAACGACAcgagcgcattcacacaggagagaagccacaTCACTGCTCAGAGTGTGGGATGGGTTTTAATCGTCTGAATTCTCTCAATCAGCACGAGCGCATTCACACAGCAGAGAAGACGCATCACTGCTCagagtgtgggaagagttttaatcATATCAGTACTCTCAAACGACACGAGCGccttcacacaggagagaagccacaTCGCTGCTCAGACTGCGGGATGAGTTTTAATCGTCTGAGTACTCTCGAACAACACCGGCTCATTCACACGGGAGAGAAGCCACATCACTGCTCTCAGTGCGGGATGAGTTTCAGTCATGTGAGTATTCTCAGTCAACACAAGCGCATTCACAGAGGAGAGAAGACATATCACTGCTCagagtgtgggaagagttttgctCAGCAGAGTTCTTTAAAAAGCCACCAGTGCaatcacacaggagagaagccatatcactgctcagagtgtgggaagagttttaagTTTCTGAGTGCTTTCATTCAACAcaagcgcattcacacaggagagaagccatattATTGCTCAGACTGCGGGATGAGTTTTAAGTTTCTGAGTGCTTTCAATcaacaccagcgcattcacacaggagagaagccatatcacTGCTCAGACTGCGGGATGAGTTTTGCTCAGCTGGGTAATTTACGAAGTCACCAgtgcattcacacaggagagaagccataaTCTCACCAAGGCATCAGCTACTGTAGAATAAATGTATAGATAAATTTgcattgtttcctgtttttggATGTAATatagttccctttcgagggaacttgATGCTACGTCATGACTGATGCTGTGGGAACACTTTGTCaaggaagtgtgtctgaaggTCTGTGTGCACATGCCAGTTCACTGGCTCGGATAGGACACGTGACGGAGGAATACACgccagcatgtccatataagggcatcatCAGTCATGACGCAGAGTCTCGTTCTACATACGTAACCTGTTGTAGTTTTTGAATAtgatataaacaataaaaagaacTGTCAAagcttttttgtcattttaattacTCTGAGTCAACAACAATTATTTTTGTATGGATTACACAAAGTATTTTAGTATGTTAAACAGCATCTTAGTTAAATTACTAGGGAAATTAGAGTAAGGTTTACTCAAAATATTTCAGCTACAACTGctttaaataattcataattGTTTTGATAATAAACATCAATTACAGTCAACTTGAAAAATATAcatggataaaataaaattgttttggGAAACCCCCTTcaatattaaaatgaagtaaattttcagtgtatttgtatgtatttgtacTTTCATGACAAAACAGGAGAGTGTAAATAACAGTAGCGGAGTGTGAAGCCAAGGAGGACTGAAGGAATTACTCCATTTCACTGCCATCATTGTTCAGCAGGTTGTTTAACTTTGTCGCAGTTTTTTAAAGCGGTACACTTCCTTGTCTCTGAAGCACTCTCTCATTAATTGCTTTATTGTTTCAAACAGTCTTTTTAAGtctggaaaataatcactgattttAACCATTctcatatttttctttacttttagtAGCAACCACCATAAGTGCTTACTGTTTATCAGTAATCAGGGTGAAAATCCATCATTTCGTATACAAATTGTCCT encodes the following:
- the LOC131362689 gene encoding zinc finger protein 135-like produces the protein MESSPGQDVPEPGMSVTDHLHPVSQVTIHKRLQMQFNCSDCGMSFQCLSILEQHRLIHTGEEPYHCSQCGISFKYRSTLRQHERIHTKEKAHQCSECGMSFEYRSTLIQHERIHTGEEPYQCSECGKSFEYQSTLRQHERIHTKEKPYHCSECWKSFAQLSTLKSHRLIHTGEKPHYCSQCRKSFKCLSALRLHKRIHTGEKPYHCSQCGKSFNHVTSLKRHERIHTGEKPHHCSECGMGFNRLNSLNQHERIHTAEKTHHCSECGKSFNHISTLKRHERLHTGEKPHRCSDCGMSFNRLSTLEQHRLIHTGEKPHHCSQCGMSFSHVSILSQHKRIHRGEKTYHCSECGKSFAQQSSLKSHQCNHTGEKPYHCSECGKSFKFLSAFIQHKRIHTGEKPYYCSDCGMSFKFLSAFNQHQRIHTGEKPYHCSDCGMSFAQLGNLRSHQCIHTGEKP